A single genomic interval of Pyrus communis chromosome 5, drPyrComm1.1, whole genome shotgun sequence harbors:
- the LOC137734501 gene encoding probable aquaporin TIP5-1 — protein sequence MLFGSMARIALTARFQQAITPNALRSYLAEFISTFFFVFAVVGSMMSSRKLMPDAASDPASLVMVAVANAFALSSAVYIAANVSGGHINPAVTFGMAVGGHISVPNAICYWISQMVASVMACLLLRVTIVGQHVPTYGITEEMTGFGASVLEGVLTFGLVYTVYAAGDPRNGALGGIGPLAVGFMAGANVLATGPFSGGSMNPACAFGSAVVAGSFRNQAVYWVGPLIGGAVAGLLYDNVVYPTQSSPDPLTGISLTGISG from the exons ATGTTATTTGGATCAATGGCTAGGATTGCATTGACCGCTCGATTTCAACAAGCAATCACTCCCAACGCCCTCCGATCTTATCTTGCAGAGTTCATATCAACCTTCTTCTTTGTGTTCGCTGTTGTTGGCTCCATGATGTCGTCAA GGAAGTTGATGCCGGATGCAGCATCAGACCCAGCTAGTCTGGTGATGGTTGCCGTCGCCAACGCCTTCGCATTGTCCTCGGCAGTGTACATTGCAGCCAACGTCTCCGGCGGCCACATCAACCCGGCTGTCACCTTCGGCATGGCGGTCGGAGGACACATTAGCGTCCCCAATGCCATCTGCTACTGGATTTCTCAGATGGTGGCCTCTGTCATGGCTTGCCTTCTCTTGAGAGTCACTATTGTTGGACAG CATGTTCCGACGTACGGAATCACGGAAGAGATGACGGGTTTCGGGGCGTCGGTTTTGGAGGGCGTGCTGACATTTGGGCTGGTGTACACTGTTTATGCAGCCGGTGACCCAAGGAACGGTGCACTTGGGGGCATTGGACCCCTGGCAGTTGGGTTCATGGCAGGAGCTAATGTTTTAGCAACTGGACCATTCTCCGGTGGGTCCATGAACCCGGCTTGTGCATTCGGGTCGGCAGTCGTCGCCGGCAGTTTCAGGAACCAGGCGGTTTACTGGGTGGGGCCTCTGATTGGCGGGGCAGTAGCTGGACTACTGTATGATAATGTGGTGTACCCTACCCAAtcttctccggatcctcttACGGGGATTTCTCTTACGGGAATTTCTGGTTGA